A window of Xylophilus sp. GW821-FHT01B05 contains these coding sequences:
- a CDS encoding amidohydrolase family protein → MLLNQPNTSSAVPFSAGTERPLTALPIDACDCHMHVYDSRYPTAAGAMLLPPDASAADYRLLQRRIGTSRTVLVTPSTYGSDNRCMLDGLAALGMQARGVAVIDGRESNAELRRLDALGVRGIRCNLSLGVANTVDMLLPLAQRIAELGWHLQLLMAPELLASLGATLRRLPVPLVFDHLGRIAPSQAGRHPAHALLLDLLGQGRAWVKLSGGYIVSSTHSVEDPALDALARSYLNVAPERVLWGSDWPHATASAGVQPLPDDARQIDRLAQWAGSSAVLQRVLVDNPQALYGFPSAASSPSSETSP, encoded by the coding sequence ATGTTGTTGAATCAACCCAACACGTCGTCCGCTGTGCCATTCTCGGCCGGCACTGAGCGGCCGCTGACGGCGCTGCCGATTGATGCTTGCGACTGCCATATGCATGTCTATGACAGTCGCTATCCGACGGCAGCGGGCGCCATGTTGCTGCCGCCGGATGCTTCGGCGGCTGACTACCGGTTGCTGCAGCGGCGCATTGGCACTTCGCGCACGGTGCTGGTCACGCCTTCCACCTACGGCAGTGACAACCGCTGCATGTTGGATGGGCTCGCGGCACTAGGCATGCAGGCGCGTGGTGTGGCGGTGATTGACGGCCGCGAGAGCAATGCGGAGCTGCGCCGGCTCGATGCGTTGGGCGTGCGCGGCATTCGCTGCAACCTGTCGCTGGGCGTGGCGAATACGGTCGACATGCTGCTGCCGCTGGCGCAGCGCATTGCCGAGCTGGGCTGGCATCTGCAACTGCTGATGGCGCCCGAGCTGCTGGCCAGCCTGGGCGCCACGCTGCGGCGCCTGCCGGTGCCGTTGGTGTTCGACCACCTGGGCCGCATCGCGCCATCACAGGCCGGGCGCCACCCGGCCCACGCGCTGCTGCTGGATCTGCTGGGGCAGGGCCGCGCCTGGGTCAAGCTGTCTGGCGGCTACATCGTGAGCAGCACGCATTCGGTCGAAGACCCTGCCCTGGATGCCCTGGCCCGCAGCTATCTGAACGTGGCCCCCGAGCGCGTGCTGTGGGGCAGCGACTGGCCCCACGCCACGGCCTCTGCCGGCGTGCAGCCCCTGCCTGACGACGCGCGGCAGATCGACCGGCTCGCGCAGTGGGCCGGCAGCAGTGCCGTGCTGCAACGCGTGCTGGTGGACAACCCGCAGGCGCTCTACGGCTTCCCTTCCGCCGCGTCCTCCCCTTCATCAGAGACATCACCATGA
- a CDS encoding tripartite tricarboxylate transporter substrate binding protein produces the protein MALLLAACGGTALAQAAWPTKPVKIVVPYAPGGAVDVVTRKMAQKLTEQTGQSFIIDNKPGATGTIGVAQVARAEPDGYTLVANDTTYSLLPYIFKKLPFDYAHDLVPVAAYVFAPMALVVNAGGPYKTLADLLADAKAHPGKITYGTGGAGTTPHFAAEALGVATGVKFMHVPFKGAGEATQAILTNTIDMQFASTTGVMGNVKGGKLRLLAISGDKRLAVLPDVPTFAQAGVQNFGVVNWTGLWAPQGTPPAVLERLQKEIATAMAAPDMKSFAEGMGADPRHVDATGFAQQLQESNTMWGKIAARTSFDKQ, from the coding sequence ATGGCCCTGCTGCTGGCCGCCTGCGGTGGCACGGCCCTGGCGCAAGCCGCGTGGCCGACCAAGCCAGTAAAGATCGTCGTGCCCTACGCCCCCGGCGGCGCGGTGGACGTGGTCACGCGCAAGATGGCGCAGAAGCTCACCGAGCAAACCGGCCAGAGCTTCATCATCGACAACAAGCCCGGCGCCACCGGCACCATAGGCGTGGCCCAGGTCGCGCGCGCCGAGCCAGACGGCTACACCCTGGTGGCCAACGACACCACCTATTCGCTGCTGCCCTACATCTTCAAGAAGCTGCCCTTCGACTACGCCCATGACCTGGTGCCGGTGGCCGCCTATGTGTTCGCCCCGATGGCGCTGGTGGTGAACGCTGGCGGCCCCTACAAGACGCTGGCCGATCTATTGGCTGATGCCAAGGCGCACCCCGGCAAGATCACCTACGGCACCGGCGGCGCCGGCACCACACCGCACTTCGCGGCCGAGGCGCTGGGCGTGGCCACCGGGGTGAAGTTCATGCACGTGCCCTTCAAGGGCGCGGGCGAGGCCACGCAGGCCATCCTCACCAACACCATCGACATGCAGTTCGCCTCCACCACCGGCGTGATGGGCAACGTCAAGGGCGGCAAGCTGCGCCTGCTGGCCATCAGCGGCGACAAGCGCCTGGCCGTGCTGCCCGATGTGCCCACCTTTGCCCAGGCCGGCGTGCAGAACTTCGGCGTGGTCAACTGGACCGGCCTGTGGGCGCCCCAAGGCACGCCGCCGGCCGTGCTGGAGCGACTGCAGAAAGAAATCGCCACCGCCATGGCCGCGCCCGACATGAAGAGCTTTGCCGAAGGCATGGGCGCCGACCCGCGCCATGTCGATGCCACAGGCTTTGCCCAGCAGCTGCAAGAGAGCAACACCATGTGGGGCAAGATCGCGGCCAGGACATCGTTCGACAAGCAATAG
- a CDS encoding tripartite tricarboxylate transporter substrate binding protein encodes MQIRSGISRRMAVAASAIVGLALAGTTAGNLAWAQAPYPNKPIKLIVPFPPGGGTDLLARTVAQKLSDTLKWTVIIDNRPGAGGNIGVDATAKAAPDGYTLVMGQTSNLAVNPTLYPKLPYDPLKDLVPVVLVASSPIAIVVTPQSRYKSFADIVAAAKATPDALTLGFSGNGTVAHLSGEQVKKAAGIRMQNVPYKGAAQAMTDVMSGQVDIYMSSVPTLLGHVNNGKLRAIAVTSATRSSELPQTPTLAESGYPGFDASTWFGILAPAGTPAAIVKTLNTEINKVLKQPDVAAKLKSEGGDVLGGSAEQFGALLKTDIVRWGQIVRDSGARID; translated from the coding sequence ATGCAGATCCGATCCGGAATCAGCCGCCGCATGGCCGTAGCAGCAAGCGCCATCGTGGGCCTAGCACTCGCCGGCACCACCGCCGGCAACCTCGCCTGGGCCCAGGCGCCCTACCCCAACAAGCCGATCAAGCTGATCGTGCCCTTCCCGCCCGGCGGCGGCACCGACCTGCTGGCGCGCACCGTGGCGCAGAAGCTGTCGGACACGCTGAAGTGGACGGTCATCATCGACAACCGCCCCGGCGCCGGCGGCAATATCGGCGTCGACGCCACGGCCAAGGCCGCACCCGACGGCTACACCCTGGTGATGGGCCAGACCAGCAACCTCGCGGTCAACCCCACGCTCTATCCCAAGCTGCCCTATGACCCGCTGAAGGACCTGGTGCCGGTGGTGCTGGTGGCGTCTTCGCCGATCGCCATCGTGGTGACGCCGCAGTCTCGCTACAAGAGCTTTGCCGACATCGTGGCCGCCGCCAAGGCCACGCCGGATGCGCTGACGCTGGGCTTCTCGGGCAATGGCACGGTGGCCCATCTGTCGGGCGAGCAGGTGAAGAAAGCCGCCGGCATCCGGATGCAGAACGTGCCCTACAAGGGCGCGGCCCAGGCCATGACCGACGTGATGAGCGGCCAGGTCGACATCTACATGTCTTCCGTGCCCACGCTGCTGGGCCACGTCAACAACGGCAAGCTACGCGCGATTGCCGTGACCTCGGCCACACGCTCCAGCGAGCTGCCGCAGACGCCAACGCTGGCGGAGTCTGGCTACCCGGGCTTTGATGCCTCGACCTGGTTCGGCATCCTGGCACCGGCCGGCACGCCCGCGGCCATCGTGAAGACGCTCAACACCGAGATCAACAAGGTGCTGAAGCAGCCCGACGTGGCCGCCAAGCTCAAATCCGAAGGCGGCGACGTGCTGGGCGGCAGCGCCGAGCAGTTCGGCGCCTTGCTCAAGACCGACATCGTGCGTTGGGGGCAGATCGTGCGGGATTCTGGCGCGCGCATTGACTAA
- a CDS encoding RraA family protein: MSTLPDIIRDIERVSADVVAKAGTFQAAILADVAGRRGTMHARVAPVHHSMQLAGPAFTVEVRPGDNLMIHAAIALAQPGDVLVIDGKGDQTAALMGTLMLSACKKLGIAGVVVDAAIRDRIELLELGLPVFSAGFNPAGPTKFVPGRINHPISAGGTVVNPGDLIVADADGVVVIEREKAPAMLALADKKVADEAARLDAIARGDTASKWLPAALRAAGVLKEGETL, from the coding sequence ATGAGCACTCTTCCCGACATCATCCGTGACATCGAACGCGTCTCCGCCGACGTCGTTGCCAAGGCCGGCACCTTCCAGGCCGCCATCCTGGCCGACGTGGCCGGCCGCCGCGGCACCATGCACGCCCGCGTGGCGCCGGTACACCACAGCATGCAGCTGGCGGGCCCGGCCTTCACCGTGGAAGTGCGCCCCGGCGACAACCTGATGATCCACGCCGCCATCGCGCTGGCCCAGCCCGGCGACGTGCTGGTGATTGACGGCAAGGGCGACCAGACCGCTGCGCTGATGGGCACACTGATGCTCAGCGCCTGCAAGAAGCTGGGCATTGCCGGCGTGGTGGTCGATGCTGCCATCCGCGACCGCATCGAGCTGCTGGAGCTGGGCCTGCCGGTGTTCAGCGCCGGCTTCAACCCGGCCGGCCCGACCAAGTTCGTGCCCGGCCGCATCAACCACCCGATCTCTGCCGGCGGCACCGTGGTGAACCCCGGCGACCTGATCGTGGCCGACGCCGACGGCGTGGTGGTGATCGAGCGCGAGAAGGCCCCCGCCATGCTGGCGCTGGCCGACAAGAAGGTGGCCGACGAAGCCGCCCGCCTGGACGCCATTGCACGCGGCGACACCGCCTCCAAGTGGCTGCCCGCCGCCCTGCGCGCCGCCGGCGTGCTGAAGGAAGGCGAGACGCTATGA
- a CDS encoding tripartite tricarboxylate transporter substrate binding protein yields MSTPPSPLRRRLLAGACGLLATGSALAQSDWPDGRVITWVVPYPPGGSTDVLGRNVAQRIGMALGTNVIVDNRAGATGTIGAAYVAKSASDGFTLLGTSIGPQAIAPHLMGKLPYDPIAGFEPVITIGTIPHILVVGARQPYRTVADLIAAAQAAPGTLAFASGGNGTILQMQGELLKQQTGTQFIHVPYKGDTPALQDTLAEQVNFMFAPAAAALPHVQAGKLRALAVTSAARLKALPDVPTMGEAGMKDFVVEQWQAVFAPAKTPAPIVQRLNAEIAKSLKDPAIVALADKLGVTLVGGTPRQLGDLQKADSVKWAQVIRDGNIKAE; encoded by the coding sequence ATGAGCACACCTCCCTCCCCGCTGCGCCGCCGCCTGCTGGCGGGCGCCTGCGGCCTGCTGGCCACTGGCTCCGCGCTGGCGCAGAGCGACTGGCCCGACGGCCGCGTCATCACCTGGGTCGTGCCCTACCCGCCGGGCGGCAGCACCGACGTGCTGGGCCGTAACGTGGCGCAGCGCATTGGCATGGCGCTGGGCACCAATGTCATCGTCGACAACCGGGCCGGCGCCACTGGCACCATAGGCGCGGCCTACGTCGCCAAATCCGCATCGGACGGCTTCACGCTGCTGGGCACCTCCATCGGTCCGCAGGCCATTGCGCCGCACCTGATGGGCAAGCTGCCGTATGACCCGATCGCGGGCTTCGAGCCGGTGATCACCATCGGCACCATTCCGCACATCCTGGTGGTGGGCGCCAGGCAGCCCTACCGCACGGTGGCCGACCTGATCGCCGCCGCCCAGGCCGCGCCCGGCACGCTGGCTTTTGCCTCGGGCGGCAACGGCACCATCCTGCAGATGCAGGGCGAGCTGCTCAAGCAGCAGACCGGCACCCAGTTCATCCACGTGCCCTACAAGGGCGACACGCCGGCGCTGCAAGACACGCTGGCCGAGCAGGTCAACTTCATGTTCGCGCCCGCCGCTGCGGCGCTGCCGCATGTGCAGGCCGGCAAGCTGCGTGCGCTGGCCGTGACCTCGGCCGCGCGCCTGAAGGCGCTGCCCGACGTGCCCACCATGGGCGAGGCCGGCATGAAGGACTTCGTGGTCGAGCAATGGCAGGCCGTGTTCGCGCCCGCCAAGACGCCCGCTCCCATCGTGCAGCGGCTGAACGCGGAAATCGCCAAGTCGCTGAAAGACCCCGCCATCGTGGCCCTGGCCGACAAGCTCGGCGTGACCCTGGTCGGCGGCACGCCGCGCCAGTTGGGCGACCTGCAAAAGGCCGACTCGGTCAAGTGGGCCCAGGTCATCCGCGACGGAAACATCAAGGCCGAGTGA
- a CDS encoding NAD(P)-dependent oxidoreductase: MSCIIVTGADLAQPALDLLQDYEIVYAGKTPTEADLVALCSAHDPVAIIVRYGKVGGTVMDAAPSLRVISKHGSGTDTIDKAAAQARGIEVVAAVGANAAAVAEQAMALLLACAKSVVPLDARMHAGHWDKATHKSLELGGRTIGLVGLGAIGQRFARMADALGMHVIGFDPFAKDLPAYIKSVSLETIWRESDAISLHCPLTDDNRGMLGAQTLAQCKRGVVVVNTARGGLVDEAALLAAVRSGQVMAAGLDSFAVEPMAAGHPFQGEPNFVLSPHIGGVTSDAYVNMGVGSAKNLLAVLARQPATASA, from the coding sequence ATGAGCTGCATCATCGTCACGGGCGCCGACCTGGCGCAGCCGGCGCTGGACCTGCTGCAGGACTACGAAATCGTCTACGCCGGCAAGACGCCGACAGAAGCCGATCTGGTGGCACTGTGCAGCGCACATGACCCGGTGGCCATCATCGTGCGCTACGGCAAGGTGGGCGGCACGGTGATGGACGCCGCGCCCTCGCTGCGCGTGATCTCCAAGCACGGCAGCGGCACCGACACCATCGACAAGGCCGCGGCCCAGGCGCGCGGCATCGAGGTGGTGGCCGCCGTCGGCGCCAATGCCGCGGCCGTGGCCGAGCAGGCGATGGCGCTGCTGCTGGCCTGCGCCAAATCGGTGGTGCCGCTGGATGCGCGCATGCACGCCGGCCACTGGGACAAGGCCACGCACAAGAGCCTGGAGCTGGGCGGCCGCACCATCGGCCTGGTGGGCCTGGGCGCCATCGGCCAGCGCTTTGCGCGCATGGCGGATGCGCTGGGCATGCACGTGATCGGCTTCGACCCCTTCGCAAAAGACCTGCCCGCCTATATCAAGAGCGTGAGCCTGGAGACGATCTGGCGCGAGTCCGACGCCATCTCGCTGCACTGCCCGCTGACCGACGACAACCGCGGCATGCTGGGCGCGCAGACGCTGGCGCAGTGCAAGCGCGGCGTGGTCGTGGTCAACACCGCGCGCGGCGGCCTGGTCGACGAGGCGGCGCTGCTGGCCGCCGTGCGCTCGGGCCAAGTCATGGCTGCGGGCCTGGACAGCTTCGCGGTGGAGCCGATGGCGGCCGGCCACCCGTTCCAGGGCGAGCCGAACTTTGTGCTGAGCCCGCACATCGGCGGCGTTACCAGCGATGCCTACGTGAACATGGGCGTGGGCTCCGCGAAGAACCTGCTGGCCGTGCTGGCACGCCAGCCGGCCACCGCCAGCGCCTGA
- a CDS encoding tripartite tricarboxylate transporter substrate binding protein, translating into MVASNAFAQAPYPTKPVRLVVGFSAGGPTDVVARAFADYATRALGQSFIVDNKPGANTILAAEAVAGAPADGYTLLLGATNHTMIPALYSARVRFDALRSFAPVCTLAVSPTVLVVGPSMPARTLADFLQQVRAQPGKRTYATPGTGSSGHFASEQFTRLTGTAMNHIPYKGAAQAVTDLMGGQVDSSFATLGSVLPQVRSGKLTALAVAAPQRSALLPEVPTFAEAGVQGYAADAWYGLLAPAGTPPAIVATLTRVATDFARAPATVEKLRGLGMEAQHVCGSAFGTQLDSEIRSYTQMARTLDLKAE; encoded by the coding sequence TTGGTAGCAAGCAATGCCTTCGCCCAGGCGCCCTACCCCACCAAACCGGTGCGCCTGGTGGTGGGCTTTTCCGCCGGTGGCCCCACCGACGTGGTGGCGCGCGCCTTTGCCGACTACGCCACCCGCGCGCTCGGCCAGTCCTTCATCGTCGACAACAAGCCCGGCGCCAACACCATCCTGGCCGCCGAGGCAGTGGCCGGCGCGCCGGCCGACGGCTACACGCTGCTGCTGGGCGCCACCAACCACACCATGATCCCGGCGCTCTACAGCGCACGGGTGCGCTTCGATGCGCTGCGCTCCTTCGCGCCGGTGTGCACGCTGGCGGTCAGCCCCACGGTACTGGTGGTCGGGCCATCCATGCCCGCCCGCACGCTGGCGGATTTCCTCCAGCAGGTGCGGGCCCAGCCGGGCAAGCGCACCTATGCCACGCCGGGCACCGGCAGCTCCGGGCACTTCGCCAGCGAGCAGTTCACCCGCCTCACCGGCACGGCCATGAACCACATCCCCTACAAGGGCGCGGCGCAAGCGGTGACGGACCTGATGGGCGGCCAGGTCGATAGCTCTTTTGCCACGCTGGGCTCGGTGCTGCCGCAGGTGCGGTCCGGCAAGCTCACGGCCCTGGCCGTGGCAGCGCCGCAGCGCTCGGCCCTGCTGCCCGAGGTGCCCACCTTCGCCGAGGCCGGCGTGCAAGGCTATGCCGCCGATGCCTGGTACGGCCTGCTGGCCCCGGCCGGCACGCCGCCCGCCATCGTCGCCACGCTGACCCGGGTCGCCACCGATTTCGCCCGCGCCCCCGCCACCGTGGAGAAGCTGCGCGGCCTGGGCATGGAGGCGCAACACGTTTGCGGCAGCGCCTTTGGCACGCAGCTCGACAGCGAAATACGCAGCTATACGCAGATGGCGCGTACCTTGGACCTCAAGGCCGAATAG
- a CDS encoding CHRD domain-containing protein, translating to MKVFPASPRRLLLSAGIAAVAALAGCSVLQPPDPNAHLATFTTRLAGTNEVPPNGSTGTGTVDAVLDKNTLLLRWKMSYSNLSGPPTMAHFHGPAAIGANAGPVITFRVPITAAYDGRATLTPAQAADLLAGKWYANVHTANFPGGELRGQMIERK from the coding sequence ATGAAAGTTTTTCCCGCTTCTCCCCGCCGCCTGCTGTTGTCGGCGGGCATTGCCGCTGTGGCGGCGCTGGCTGGCTGTTCGGTGTTGCAGCCGCCAGACCCCAACGCCCACCTGGCCACTTTCACCACGCGGCTGGCGGGCACCAACGAGGTGCCGCCCAACGGCAGCACGGGCACGGGCACGGTCGATGCCGTGCTGGACAAGAACACGCTGCTGCTCCGCTGGAAGATGTCGTACAGCAACCTGAGCGGCCCGCCCACCATGGCGCATTTCCATGGCCCGGCGGCCATTGGCGCCAACGCTGGACCGGTGATCACCTTCCGGGTGCCGATCACCGCCGCCTACGACGGCCGCGCCACGCTCACGCCGGCGCAGGCGGCCGATCTGCTGGCAGGCAAGTGGTACGCCAACGTGCACACCGCCAACTTCCCCGGTGGCGAGCTGCGCGGGCAGATGATCGAGCGCAAGTAG
- a CDS encoding SMP-30/gluconolactonase/LRE family protein, producing the protein MFLLQAPQVRELDLFTTMPEHFRRKQRSAWADANRGGVVTDSFLEGPVFDDAGNLYVTDIPWGRVFRINPAGDWSLVAEYDGEPNGMKLLDAGTLLITDYKHGLLRLDIASGTTTPYLERRNSERFKGVNDLVFDAAGNLYFTDQGQTGLHDPSGRLYRLRPNGQLDLLLANVPSPNGVALSPDGRVLYLAVTRGNCVWRVPLLPDGSVAKVGQFFTSYGPSGPDGLAVDAQGQLLVANPGLGYVWLLNARAEPVLVLRGAAGASTTNLAFGGPDRRTLYVTDSTHGQVLRATLEVPGLELARATG; encoded by the coding sequence ATGTTCCTGCTGCAAGCCCCCCAGGTCCGCGAGCTGGACCTTTTCACCACCATGCCCGAGCACTTCCGGCGCAAACAACGCAGCGCCTGGGCCGACGCCAACCGCGGCGGCGTGGTGACCGATTCCTTCCTCGAAGGCCCGGTGTTCGATGACGCCGGCAACCTCTACGTCACCGACATCCCCTGGGGCCGCGTCTTCCGCATCAACCCGGCCGGTGACTGGTCGCTGGTGGCCGAGTACGACGGCGAGCCCAACGGCATGAAGCTGCTGGACGCCGGCACGCTGCTCATCACCGACTACAAGCACGGCCTGCTGCGGCTGGACATAGCCAGCGGCACAACCACGCCCTACCTGGAGCGCCGCAACAGCGAGCGCTTCAAGGGCGTGAACGACCTGGTGTTCGACGCCGCCGGCAACCTGTACTTCACCGACCAGGGCCAGACCGGCCTGCACGACCCCAGCGGCCGCCTCTACCGCCTGCGCCCCAATGGCCAGCTGGACCTGCTGCTGGCCAACGTGCCCAGCCCCAATGGCGTGGCGCTGTCGCCCGACGGCCGGGTGCTGTACCTGGCGGTCACGCGCGGCAACTGCGTCTGGCGCGTGCCGCTGCTGCCCGATGGCAGCGTGGCCAAGGTCGGGCAGTTCTTCACCTCCTACGGCCCGAGCGGGCCGGACGGCCTGGCGGTGGATGCACAAGGCCAGTTGCTGGTCGCCAACCCGGGGCTGGGCTATGTCTGGCTGCTCAACGCCCGGGCCGAGCCGGTGCTGGTGCTGCGCGGCGCCGCTGGCGCATCCACCACCAACCTCGCCTTCGGCGGGCCCGATCGCCGCACGCTCTACGTGACCGACTCCACCCACGGCCAGGTGCTGCGCGCCACGCTGGAGGTGCCTGGGCTGGAACTGGCGCGCGCAACGGGCTGA
- a CDS encoding sigma-70 family RNA polymerase sigma factor — MTTASTSLVSDPQTLYSHHHGWLRAWLQRRLGCSHQAADLAQDTFLRVLLRPQALTGLREPRAYLTTIAKGLVTDHWRRQALERAYLETLANLPEPLAPSPEERLALLEALHAIDTMLDGLAHKAREAFLLSQLEGLTYAEIAERLVVSERTVKRYMAQGFEACLMAMA; from the coding sequence ATGACCACCGCATCCACCAGCCTGGTTTCCGATCCGCAGACGCTGTACAGCCACCACCACGGCTGGCTGCGCGCCTGGCTGCAGCGGCGGCTGGGGTGTTCACACCAGGCGGCGGACCTGGCGCAGGACACCTTCCTGCGGGTGCTGTTGCGGCCCCAGGCGCTCACGGGCTTGCGCGAGCCCCGCGCCTACCTCACCACCATTGCCAAAGGGCTGGTGACCGACCACTGGCGCCGCCAGGCGCTGGAGCGCGCCTACCTGGAGACGCTGGCCAACCTGCCCGAGCCGCTGGCGCCATCGCCCGAGGAGCGGCTGGCCCTGCTGGAGGCGCTGCACGCCATCGACACCATGCTCGACGGGCTGGCACACAAGGCGCGCGAGGCCTTCTTGCTATCGCAGCTTGAGGGGCTGACCTATGCCGAGATTGCGGAACGTCTGGTTGTGAGCGAGCGCACCGTGAAGCGCTACATGGCCCAGGGCTTCGAGGCCTGCCTGATGGCAATGGCGTGA
- a CDS encoding IclR family transcriptional regulator: MRNASTSASRARAGAADEPSTGSVVAVTRAMQLLGAFALGESQLPLAELSRRCTMHKTTVLRIARTLAMAGYLVQRDDGEWRLGPAAGWLGARYQSGFDVQNVVEPMLRELSKATGESAAFYVREGDFRTCLVRVEGPQPLRHHARMGEALPLDRGSPGRVILAFSGEPGAVYEAIRQRGYHLSIGEREKDVATVSAPVFGLHWRLLGSVCISGPASRLPEDKLNALAQTVIAAANRLSYSLAGDRSTQTPKVVSTWHP, encoded by the coding sequence ATGCGAAACGCCTCCACTTCTGCGTCCCGCGCACGGGCCGGCGCTGCGGACGAGCCCAGCACCGGCAGCGTGGTGGCCGTGACCCGGGCGATGCAACTGCTGGGTGCGTTCGCGCTGGGCGAATCGCAGTTGCCGCTGGCCGAACTGAGCCGCCGCTGCACCATGCACAAGACCACGGTGCTGCGCATTGCGCGCACGCTGGCCATGGCTGGCTACCTGGTCCAGCGCGATGACGGCGAGTGGCGCCTGGGCCCGGCGGCGGGCTGGCTGGGCGCGCGCTACCAGTCAGGCTTTGACGTGCAGAACGTGGTCGAGCCCATGCTGCGCGAGCTATCCAAAGCCACGGGTGAAAGCGCTGCCTTCTACGTGCGCGAGGGCGATTTCCGCACCTGCTTGGTCCGCGTGGAAGGCCCGCAGCCGCTGCGCCACCACGCCCGCATGGGCGAGGCGCTGCCGCTGGACAGGGGCTCGCCGGGCCGCGTGATCCTGGCCTTCTCCGGCGAACCCGGCGCGGTGTATGAGGCGATCCGCCAGCGTGGCTACCACCTGTCCATTGGCGAGCGCGAGAAGGACGTGGCGACCGTCTCAGCGCCGGTGTTCGGGCTGCATTGGCGCTTGCTGGGCTCGGTATGCATCTCGGGGCCGGCCTCGCGCCTGCCGGAAGACAAGCTCAATGCCCTGGCGCAGACCGTGATCGCCGCAGCCAACCGCCTGTCCTACAGCCTGGCAGGCGACCGCTCGACGCAGACGCCGAAGGTGGTCTCTACCTGGCATCCGTGA
- a CDS encoding cyclase family protein: MTTQRWKHAPAGSHWGEFGPDDQRGRMNLVDRAKVLQGVAEVREGLTFCLSLPLDVPGGMALNPRRLPPQRFSTLRDGKSAGQQGFCWSYASEDEARTDVVCDDVLLMNTQYSTQWDSFAHMGSRFDADGDGVAEAVFYNGFRAGEEIHGATEDPQAVADWARFPGPNAGALGIEHLAEHGAQGRGVLIDLEQHVGRQREAIGYERLMRILEADRVQIEAGDMVCLHTGFGDMLMAMNRQPDVQLLHASGSGLDGNDQKLLDWIVDVRLACLISDNPAVELVQPPRLGQGGTPIRGPRLPLHEHCLFKNGIHLGELWWLTPLARWLRTHGRSRFLLTAPPLRLPGAAGSPATPIATV; the protein is encoded by the coding sequence ATGACAACGCAACGCTGGAAGCACGCGCCCGCTGGTAGCCACTGGGGCGAGTTCGGCCCCGACGACCAGCGCGGCCGCATGAACCTGGTGGACCGCGCCAAGGTACTGCAGGGCGTGGCCGAGGTGCGCGAGGGGCTCACCTTCTGCCTCTCGCTGCCGCTGGACGTGCCCGGCGGCATGGCGCTCAATCCGCGCCGGCTGCCGCCGCAGCGCTTCTCTACCCTGCGCGACGGCAAAAGCGCCGGCCAGCAGGGCTTCTGCTGGTCCTATGCCAGCGAGGACGAGGCACGCACCGACGTGGTCTGCGACGACGTGCTGCTGATGAACACCCAGTACTCGACCCAGTGGGACAGCTTTGCCCACATGGGCAGCCGCTTCGACGCCGATGGCGACGGCGTGGCCGAGGCGGTGTTCTACAACGGCTTTCGCGCCGGCGAAGAAATCCACGGCGCCACCGAAGACCCGCAAGCGGTGGCCGACTGGGCGCGCTTCCCCGGCCCCAATGCGGGCGCGCTGGGCATCGAGCATTTGGCCGAACACGGCGCCCAAGGCCGCGGCGTGCTGATTGATCTAGAGCAGCACGTCGGCCGCCAACGCGAGGCCATTGGCTACGAGCGCCTGATGCGCATCCTGGAGGCCGACCGCGTGCAGATCGAGGCCGGCGACATGGTCTGCCTGCACACCGGCTTTGGCGACATGCTGATGGCCATGAACCGCCAGCCCGACGTGCAGCTGCTGCACGCCTCGGGCAGCGGCCTGGACGGCAATGACCAGAAGCTGCTGGACTGGATCGTCGATGTGCGGCTGGCCTGCCTGATCTCGGACAACCCCGCCGTCGAACTGGTGCAGCCGCCCAGGCTCGGCCAGGGCGGCACGCCCATCCGCGGCCCGCGCCTGCCGCTGCATGAGCACTGCCTGTTCAAGAACGGCATCCACCTGGGCGAGCTGTGGTGGCTCACGCCGCTGGCGCGCTGGCTGCGCACCCATGGCCGCAGCCGCTTCCTGCTGACGGCGCCGCCGCTGCGATTGCCGGGGGCTGCAGGCTCACCCGCCACGCCCATCGCCACGGTCTAG